A genome region from Hymenobacter tibetensis includes the following:
- a CDS encoding DUF4394 domain-containing protein, producing the protein MKKTSYCATLAACAALFFALAGCEKEMDEYAQNGNTSISSDQKGIPFSFYALAEGTKLDAFTTQDPENPTRSVPIAGLQSGETILAIDFRPATGQLYGVGSTSRIYVIDPLTGAARAIGTGPFMPLLEGSVAGFDFNPTVDRIRLVTNTGQNLRLNPETGALAMEDGDINGAPGASVAAVAYTNNVAGAATTTLYDIDVATQTLYKQDPPNAGTLVKVGPLKLKVTGEGGFDIAPDNTALGLFEVNKKATLFSVDLATGDTRILVKYNKGLMYTGIAIPTQPIAYAVTAANSLLIFNPENPSATVAKTITGLQTGETIVGIDFRPATGQLYAIGSNSRIYTLNTSSGAAAFVATLTVPLSGTAFGVDFNPTVDRIRIVSNTSQNLRVIPANVAAGTAGTVTTDTPLNPGTPAVTGAAYTNNFAGATTTALYDIDTTSDKLFLQNPPNAGALVPVGDLGVDVDAANGFDIGGTSGTPYALLTSGGSTKLYRISTSNGVATSVGNFTSAATGLAVGLGF; encoded by the coding sequence ATGAAAAAGACTTCTTACTGTGCAACGCTTGCTGCGTGCGCCGCCCTCTTTTTTGCATTAGCCGGTTGTGAAAAAGAGATGGACGAGTACGCCCAGAACGGAAATACCAGTATCAGCAGCGACCAAAAAGGCATTCCTTTTTCTTTTTACGCCTTAGCTGAGGGCACTAAGCTAGACGCCTTCACCACCCAAGACCCCGAAAATCCTACCCGTTCAGTACCTATTGCCGGGTTGCAGTCCGGAGAAACCATTCTGGCCATCGACTTTCGGCCTGCTACCGGCCAGCTGTACGGCGTGGGCAGCACCAGCCGCATCTATGTTATTGACCCGCTGACGGGGGCCGCTCGCGCTATTGGAACGGGGCCCTTCATGCCATTGCTGGAAGGCTCAGTGGCGGGCTTCGATTTCAACCCGACCGTCGACCGTATCCGGTTGGTTACAAACACCGGCCAAAATCTGCGGCTGAATCCGGAGACTGGTGCCTTGGCCATGGAAGACGGCGACATCAACGGAGCGCCCGGGGCCAGTGTTGCTGCCGTAGCGTACACCAACAACGTGGCCGGCGCCGCTACTACCACCCTCTACGATATTGATGTTGCCACCCAAACGCTGTACAAGCAAGACCCGCCGAACGCCGGCACGCTAGTCAAAGTAGGGCCCCTAAAGCTGAAAGTAACCGGGGAAGGTGGCTTCGATATTGCTCCCGACAACACCGCCCTCGGCCTGTTCGAGGTCAACAAGAAAGCCACGCTTTTCTCTGTTGACTTAGCCACCGGCGACACGCGCATATTGGTGAAGTACAACAAAGGCCTGATGTACACGGGCATTGCTATTCCTACGCAGCCCATTGCCTACGCCGTTACGGCTGCTAATAGCCTTCTGATTTTCAATCCTGAAAATCCATCCGCTACTGTAGCCAAAACCATCACCGGTTTGCAGACCGGCGAAACCATAGTTGGTATTGATTTCCGGCCAGCTACAGGCCAACTGTATGCTATTGGCAGCAACAGCCGCATCTACACGCTCAATACCTCTTCGGGGGCTGCTGCTTTCGTGGCAACTCTGACCGTGCCCTTGTCCGGCACAGCATTCGGTGTGGATTTCAACCCAACCGTTGACCGAATTCGCATTGTGAGCAACACCAGCCAAAACCTACGCGTCATTCCAGCTAACGTGGCAGCCGGCACAGCTGGCACTGTCACGACTGATACGCCGCTTAACCCCGGCACACCCGCGGTAACGGGTGCAGCGTACACCAACAACTTTGCCGGTGCCACCACCACTGCGCTGTATGATATCGACACAACTTCCGATAAGCTGTTCCTGCAAAACCCGCCGAACGCCGGCGCGCTGGTGCCAGTGGGTGACCTTGGCGTAGACGTAGACGCCGCCAACGGTTTTGATATTGGGGGCACCAGCGGCACCCCATACGCCTTGCTTACCTCGGGTGGTAGCACCAAGCTCTACCGCATCAGCACCAGCAATGGAGTTGCAACCAGCGTAGGGAACTTCACCAGCGCAGCCACCGGCTTAGCCGTAGGGCTTGGCTTCTAA
- a CDS encoding M48 family metalloprotease, with amino-acid sequence MTFQPRFFRHFSGLLLAAWLLLAGSVSAQSSSNTKRDVLREITDVVGLKPRFELQATTAVQNAAAVVYGGKRFLLYNPNFVAAVNRAGRSDWAGISILAHEMGHHLNGHTLKAGGSNPTDELEADEFSGFVLRKMGASLAEAQAGMAVVSDEEASPTHPGRSTRLKAIGEGWQRASQQIAASNRTTAPSAAPAIVSSRPAVTVPSRSNSSASTPVVMASNGQMNVVGKITFRSKPDQPFYLTSRLNVIRLDHEDRTAQVVGRITRSNSEEYPFVLVDDQNHRLFINAAGGVFDSSGRQVALLSDPS; translated from the coding sequence ATGACGTTTCAGCCTCGCTTTTTCCGCCATTTCTCCGGCTTGTTGCTGGCTGCGTGGCTGCTTCTGGCCGGTTCGGTCAGTGCTCAATCATCCAGCAACACCAAGCGCGACGTACTGCGCGAAATCACCGACGTAGTGGGGCTCAAGCCTCGCTTCGAGCTGCAAGCCACCACGGCCGTTCAGAATGCCGCAGCCGTAGTGTACGGTGGCAAGCGCTTCCTATTATACAACCCCAACTTTGTGGCAGCCGTGAACCGCGCGGGCCGCTCCGACTGGGCAGGCATCAGCATTTTGGCGCACGAAATGGGCCACCACCTCAATGGTCATACGCTGAAAGCGGGCGGATCCAACCCCACCGATGAGCTGGAAGCCGACGAGTTTTCGGGTTTCGTGCTGCGGAAGATGGGCGCCAGCTTAGCCGAAGCGCAAGCCGGTATGGCCGTGGTATCAGACGAGGAGGCCTCCCCGACTCATCCGGGCCGTTCTACTCGCCTCAAGGCCATTGGCGAAGGATGGCAGCGGGCCAGCCAGCAAATTGCAGCCAGCAACCGCACCACGGCTCCCTCGGCTGCTCCGGCCATTGTTAGCAGCCGGCCAGCCGTGACCGTACCTAGCCGCTCCAACTCCAGTGCTTCCACTCCGGTGGTGATGGCCAGCAATGGCCAGATGAATGTGGTGGGCAAAATCACGTTCCGCAGCAAGCCCGATCAGCCATTCTACCTAACGAGCCGCCTCAACGTTATTCGCCTCGACCACGAGGACCGCACCGCGCAAGTGGTTGGCCGCATCACTCGCTCTAATAGCGAAGAGTATCCGTTTGTACTGGTTGATGACCAAAACCACCGGCTCTTCATCAATGCAGCGGGTGGCGTTTTCGACAGTTCCGGCCGGCAGGTAGCCCTGTTGTCTGACCCTTCCTAA
- a CDS encoding PhzF family phenazine biosynthesis protein yields MSTLPFLLVDAFTTTALAGNPCAVVLDADALPDTQMQRLAQEFNQSETAFVFRSPDAAFGVRFFTPAEEIPLAGHPTIATVAALLHTGRLLLTEPHTTLQLALRDGPIRIDVEAPTAPNELPQVFMTQRKPTFGQLHDPAVVAPLFGLTPADLLPGAPVQTVSTGTPQLMMLLRDQDALRRATPPEPVAYARYRANSDFFSPHLFCLGGATPLGHTFARQFGTPPDLMEDPVTGSATGGMAAYLWRYAYLAQPDFIAEQGHWLGRPGSITVHVAGPPEDIDFVRIGGTGVVVLEGKLLL; encoded by the coding sequence ATGTCCACTCTCCCCTTCTTGTTGGTTGATGCTTTCACTACCACTGCCCTAGCCGGCAACCCGTGTGCGGTAGTGCTGGACGCCGACGCGCTACCTGACACCCAGATGCAGCGCTTGGCGCAGGAATTCAACCAATCGGAGACTGCCTTTGTGTTCCGCTCGCCTGACGCAGCTTTCGGGGTGCGCTTCTTCACCCCCGCCGAGGAAATTCCGCTGGCTGGGCACCCCACCATTGCCACCGTTGCGGCGCTGCTGCACACGGGCCGCCTACTGCTCACAGAACCCCATACCACGTTGCAATTAGCCCTGCGCGACGGTCCAATTCGTATTGATGTCGAGGCGCCGACTGCACCGAACGAGTTGCCGCAGGTGTTCATGACTCAGCGCAAACCCACGTTTGGGCAGCTCCATGATCCGGCCGTAGTAGCCCCGCTTTTTGGCCTCACGCCAGCCGACCTGCTGCCCGGCGCACCCGTGCAAACGGTAAGCACCGGTACTCCGCAGCTCATGATGCTCCTGCGCGACCAGGATGCGCTACGCCGAGCCACGCCACCCGAACCAGTTGCCTATGCCCGCTACCGCGCCAACTCCGACTTCTTTAGCCCGCACCTTTTTTGCCTGGGAGGCGCTACGCCGCTGGGCCATACGTTCGCCCGGCAGTTCGGCACCCCGCCCGACCTGATGGAAGACCCGGTTACCGGCTCGGCCACGGGCGGCATGGCGGCGTATTTATGGCGCTACGCCTACCTCGCGCAGCCTGATTTCATTGCCGAACAAGGCCACTGGTTGGGCCGCCCTGGTAGCATTACCGTGCACGTAGCTGGCCCGCCCGAGGACATCGACTTTGTGCGCATAGGCGGGACGGGCGTGGTGGTGCTGGAAGGCAAGCTGCTGCTCTAG
- the mutM gene encoding DNA-formamidopyrimidine glycosylase, which yields MPELPEVETYRRFLDDVLLQQPITAFEVKDAKVLVTDEDTLRKALVGHRITATRRLGKNCFLELDSGQVLALHFGMTGDVGAYRDEPDAPRFTRVAFHLADGLRVAFVDPRKFGRIRLVESVAAYQKAKKLGPDALDVTPEHLQAVLGTKKPMIKPLLLDQGITAGLGNWIVDEVLFQAKIHPERRAHTLSTKEFKALHEAIQLVLTTAIQHEATYRHFPASFLIHAREWDDSATPGTDAHTFCPRHPKILIEKGYVGGRATYHCPKCQPAPSQE from the coding sequence GTGCCCGAATTACCCGAAGTTGAAACCTACCGCCGCTTTCTTGACGATGTACTTCTCCAGCAACCTATTACGGCTTTCGAAGTAAAAGACGCCAAAGTCCTCGTCACCGACGAAGACACATTGCGTAAGGCGCTGGTGGGTCACCGCATAACAGCCACCCGCCGCCTCGGCAAAAACTGCTTTCTGGAACTCGACAGCGGCCAGGTGCTGGCGCTGCACTTTGGCATGACCGGCGACGTAGGTGCCTACCGCGACGAGCCCGATGCTCCTCGTTTCACCCGGGTTGCATTTCACCTCGCCGACGGCCTGCGCGTGGCCTTCGTCGACCCGCGTAAATTTGGCCGCATTCGGCTGGTAGAAAGCGTAGCAGCGTATCAGAAAGCCAAAAAGCTCGGCCCCGATGCGTTGGACGTAACGCCCGAACATCTGCAAGCCGTGCTAGGTACCAAGAAGCCCATGATCAAGCCGCTCCTCCTCGACCAGGGCATCACGGCGGGCCTCGGCAACTGGATTGTGGACGAGGTGCTGTTCCAAGCCAAGATTCATCCGGAGCGGCGGGCGCACACGCTCAGCACCAAGGAGTTCAAGGCCCTGCATGAAGCCATTCAGTTGGTGCTCACTACGGCCATCCAACACGAAGCCACCTACCGGCACTTCCCCGCCTCGTTCCTCATTCATGCCCGCGAGTGGGACGATTCCGCCACGCCCGGCACCGACGCGCATACCTTCTGCCCCCGCCACCCCAAAATCCTGATTGAGAAAGGGTACGTAGGCGGCCGAGCCACCTACCACTGCCCCAAGTGCCAGCCTGCTCCCAGCCAAGAATAG
- a CDS encoding SDR family NAD(P)-dependent oxidoreductase, with amino-acid sequence MKPDTRNNWLALAGAGALLAAATLWSNRRGSYDLQGKVVLITGGSRGLGLILARQAVAEGAKVAICARDADELERARQELAAGGAEVLALSRDLMEPAEVRTLVVEVQEKLGPIDVLINNAGIITGGPLDHMELREYEESMDTHFWAPLHAMQAVLPDMRQRGEGRIVNIASVGGKVPVPHLAPYCASKFALVGLSESFRAELLQYGIQVTTVCPGLLRTGSPRNAIIKGQHIKEYAWFTVADSMPAITVDADSAARQIWNACRRGDAEIIIGLPAKLLSAFHGLAPGTTADLLSWVNRTLPGPTGKEGDARRYGHESESPITQSWLTTLTRKAEKKNNQV; translated from the coding sequence ATGAAACCTGACACTCGAAACAACTGGCTGGCACTGGCCGGCGCTGGTGCGTTGCTGGCCGCCGCCACGCTGTGGAGCAATCGTCGTGGGTCCTACGACCTGCAAGGCAAGGTAGTGCTGATTACGGGCGGCTCGCGTGGTCTGGGCCTGATTCTGGCCCGGCAAGCCGTAGCAGAAGGCGCCAAAGTGGCCATCTGTGCCCGCGACGCCGACGAATTGGAGCGCGCCCGCCAGGAATTGGCAGCGGGCGGAGCCGAAGTACTGGCTCTGTCCCGCGACCTGATGGAGCCGGCCGAAGTGCGTACGCTGGTAGTGGAGGTGCAGGAAAAACTAGGCCCGATTGATGTGCTCATCAACAATGCCGGCATCATCACCGGTGGCCCCCTCGACCACATGGAACTGCGCGAGTACGAAGAGTCAATGGATACGCACTTCTGGGCGCCGCTGCACGCCATGCAGGCCGTATTGCCCGACATGCGCCAGCGCGGCGAGGGCCGGATCGTGAACATAGCCTCGGTGGGCGGGAAGGTGCCCGTACCACACTTGGCGCCCTATTGCGCCAGCAAATTTGCGTTGGTGGGCCTCTCCGAAAGCTTCCGCGCGGAACTGCTGCAATATGGTATTCAAGTAACTACCGTGTGCCCCGGCTTGCTGCGCACCGGCAGCCCGCGCAATGCCATCATCAAAGGCCAGCACATAAAAGAATACGCGTGGTTTACAGTAGCCGACTCCATGCCTGCTATTACGGTGGATGCTGATTCAGCCGCCCGGCAAATTTGGAATGCCTGCCGCCGCGGTGACGCCGAAATCATTATTGGCTTGCCAGCCAAGCTCTTGTCTGCCTTCCACGGCCTGGCGCCCGGCACCACCGCCGACCTGCTCAGCTGGGTGAACCGCACCCTGCCTGGCCCCACCGGCAAGGAAGGCGACGCCCGCCGCTACGGCCACGAAAGCGAATCGCCCATCACGCAATCCTGGCTGACCACCCTCACCCGCAAAGCCGAGAAGAAGAACAACCAGGTGTGA